The following proteins are encoded in a genomic region of Ornithodoros turicata isolate Travis chromosome 6, ASM3712646v1, whole genome shotgun sequence:
- the LOC135399140 gene encoding nuclear envelope integral membrane protein-like produces the protein MLATLVRLTGLVACCVGISSANYKLQNFKPLAEGELYYETVPSGELKVYCYHGEPLSYFSLVRTLHVEFKVIPEKYTLFEGESSAKVHEQHEALLASWLPLLPWKQSTISFPTFRPHCIGLVSEDAYRFEFVIRRVNYWKLLQLVSAILLFYAVPSLCRNTAVFYSCGISVGVLASLLIIVFIASRFFPRKLGAYAVIGFGWSLSLYFFQILWANIYDVLSGYRSALTAYLAMSALISFAVCYRLGPPSNPRTLDLLQWSLQLVALIAMFLSSEIREATMSIVVIILTTYNFPRKWMARLRTWWRKRRPPKVVMLTEEEYIRQANEETQKALMTLRKYCSSPHCDAWRVMAKLRDPVRFAKFVHGESHLADAEILDYEVDHALASTDVDDTDDSDGEERLGNASYTELQR, from the coding sequence ATGCTGGCTACGCTAGTGAGACTCACTGGGCTTGTAGCCTGCTGTGTAGGAATTTCCAGTGCCAATTACAAACTCCAAAACTTTAAGCCTCTCGCTGAAGGTGAACTGTATTACGAGACCGTACCGAGCGGGGAGCTCAAAGTTTACTGCTATCATGGTGAACCACTATCCTATTTTTCGTTAGTCAGAACGCTGCACGTCGAATTTAAAGTTATACCGGAAAAATACACCTTATTTGAAGGCGAAAGCTCTGCTAAAGTGCACGAACAACACGAAGCTCTGCTGGCTAGCTGGCTGCCCTTGCTGCCTTGGAAACAGTCGACCATCTCATTCCCAACGTTTCGACCACATTGCATCGGCCTCGTGTCTGAAGACGCCTATAGATTTGAGTTCGTCATCCGTAGAGTGAACTACTGGAAGTTGCTGCAACTGGTGTCTGCTATTCTACTTTTCTATGCTGTGCCATCCTTGTGCCGCAATACAGCAGTCTTCTACTCTTGCGGCATCAGTGTTGGAGTCCTAGCGTCCCTTCTGATAATCGTCTTTATCGCCAGCAGATTTTTTCCGAGAAAGCTCGGAGCCTACGCCGTCATTGGATTCGGTTGGTCACTGTCCCTGTACTTCTTTCAAATTCTCTGGGCGAATATATATGACGTGCTGTCTGGCTACAGATCAGCCCTGACTGCCTACTTGGCCATGTCCGCTTTGATCAGCTTTGCCGTCTGCTACAGGCTGGGTCCGCCAAGTAACCCACGCACGCTTGACTTGCTGCAGTGGTCCCTTCAGCTCGTGGCCCTGATTGCCATGTTTCTCTCCTCAGAAATACGCGAGGCAACGATGAGCATCGTCGTGATAATTCTCACGACTTATAATTTCCCAAGGAAGTGGATGGCACGGCTGCGCACATGGTGGAGGAAACGCCGTCCACCGAAAGTGGTGATGCTGACCGAAGAGGAGTATATCAGGCAGGCAAACGAGGAGACTCAGAAAGCGTTGATGACGTTGAGGAAGTACTGCAGCAGTCCACACTGTGATGCATGGAGGGTCATGGCTAAGTTGAGGGACCCCGTGCGGTTCGCGAAGTTCGTCCACGGCGAGTCGCACCTGGCGGATGCAGAGATCTTGGACTATGAGGTCGACCACGCGCTTGCCTCGACAGATGTTGATGACACGGATGACTCTGACGGAGAGGAGCGTTTAGGAAACGCGAGTTACACCGAACTACAGCGTTAG
- the LOC135399136 gene encoding OTU domain-containing protein 5-B-like, giving the protein MTILPTKKSSQQKNEGDGSDPNAYHGDRHSHSNHPSENYNFQNRNSPPRWSNTNSREEKRPAHPPGSNFDEFDNVDGGPTHSKRRHRASPHRSLRKTHNHSHSHLGHGHRSTGVVPNFSNPSTSQGNSSPVAERPGNAVAENDDPSGYNSGDEYDKPPELWTPEEYQEREYHFEKKLRKKGLMIKNMGEDGACLFRAVADQVYGDQEMHHALRKLCMDYMAKNSDYYSQYVTEDFEKYVERKRCDHIHGNHIEMQALSEMFNRPIEVYHYSAEPINIFHGMQKSDNEPIRLSYHRNVHYNSIVDPFKATVGVGLGLPAFKPGLADKTLVKDALRASEQLELERAMLEDKLRATDWEATNEALEEQVARESYLHWLRDNEMRSRKKARSATATSSSSLSSDGGGGNSPAGAAGGRSSPRSSPRSRTSPRTAHAVDESGSASPGQKGFSPKAGSSGLSGTSSHGDEATSGVLREQATGTTVVGHAEESFPLVETASFLNNLPPAMFGLSDWDDSDILAQVLAQSQQEYLDSLKRSTASQGSPSASTTSMQATQSSSVPGSSSTFSCPGASTAGASS; this is encoded by the exons ATGACTATTCTCCCGACCAAGAAGTCTTCTCAGCAGAAAAACGAAGGAGATGGGTCTGACCCCAACGCATATCATGGCGACCGACATAGCCACTCTAACCACCCATCGGAAAACTACAATTTTCAGAACAGGAACTCTCCCCCTCGGTGGTCCAACACTAACTCAAGGGAAGAGAAAAGACCAGCGCATCCTCCTGGATCCAATTTCGATGAATTCGATAACGTGGACGGGGGTCCTACTCATTCGAAACGTAGACATAGAGCTTCGCCCCATCGGAGTCTGAGGAAGACACACAATCATTCACATTCACATTTGGGCCACGGTCACCGATCAACGGGCGTAGTGCCCAATTTTTCCAACCCGAGCACATCCCAAGGAAATAGCAGTCCTGTCGCAGAACGACCAGGGAATGCTGTTGCCGAGAATGATGATCCCAGCGGATATAACAGCGGAGATGAATACGACAAGCCTCCAGAGCTTTGGACACCAGAAGAATATCAGGAG AGGGAATACCATTTCGAGAAGAAGCTTAGAAAAAAGGGCCTTATGATAAAGAACATGGGCGAAGATGGTGCTTGCCTATTTAGGGCTGTAG CTGACCAAGTGTACGGGGACCAAGAAATGCACCATGCCTTGAGAAAATTGTGCATGGATTACATG GCAAAGAACTCTGACTACTACTCTCAGTATGTAACGGAAGACTTTGAAAAGTATGTGGAACGCAAGAGATGCGATCACATTCATGGCAACCACATCGAGATGCAGGCCTTGTCGGAAATGTTCAACCGTCCCATAGAGGTGTATCATTATAGTGCGG AGCCCATTAACATTTTTCACGGTATGCAAAAGTCAGACAACGAACCAATCCGCCTGAGCTATCATCGCAATGTTCACTACAATTCCATCGTGGATCCTTTCAAAGCCACCGTTGGAGTGGGTTTGGGTCTCCCTGCTTTCAAGCCGGGG CTGGCGGACAAAACGCTGGTGAAAGATGCGCTGCGGGCGTCGGAACAGCTAGAACTGGAGCGAGCCATGCTGGAAGACAAGCTGCGTGCTACAGACTGGGAAGCAACAAATGAGGCGCTCGAGGAACAAGTGGCCCGAGAGTCCTATCTGCACTGGCTACGGGACAACGAGATGCGATCCCGTAAAAAG GCCCGTTCGGCTACTGCAACTTCGAGCTCGAGTCTCtcttccgatggaggaggaggaaattCACCTGCGGGAGCAGCAGGCGGAAGAAGCTCCCCACGTTCTTCACCCCGCTCACGAACGAGTCCACGTACGGCACACGCTGTAGACGAGTCTGGGTCGGCTTCGCCTGGTCAGAAAG GATTCAGCCCAAAGGCAGGCAGTTCAGGCCTCTCGGGAACATCGTCCCACGGCGATGAAGCTACATCTGGAGTGCTAAGGGAGCAGGCAACAGGAACCACCGTCGTTGGCCATGCCGAAGAGAGCTTCCCCCTGGTGGAAACTGCCTCCTTTCTCAACAATTTGCCACCTGCTATGTTTG GTCTCTCGGACTGGGATGACTCGGACATCTTGGCTCAGGTGCTAGCGCAGTCTCAGCAAGAATATCTGGACTCCCTCAAGCGCTCCACGGCATCACAGGGTTCTCCGTCTGCTTCCACAACTTCCATGCAGGCCACTCAGTCATCCTCAGTGCCAGGTTCTTCGTCGACCTTTTCGTGCCCTGGTGCCTCGACCGCGGGGGCATCGAGCTAA
- the LOC135399145 gene encoding ras-related protein rab7 — protein MASRKKVLLKVIILGESGVGKTSLMNQYVNKKFSNQYKATIGADFLTKEVMVEDRLVTMQIWDTAGQERFQSLGVAFYRGADCCVLVFDVTVPGSFKALESWRDEFLIQASPRDPENFPFVVIGNKVDLDNRGVSTKRAQGWCQSKNGIPYFETSAKEAINVEQAFQTVAKNALAQETEVELYNEFPDQIKLTGDQKPRADSCAC, from the exons ATGGCCTCTCGGAAGAAGGTCCTACTGAAAGTTATCATTTTGGGTGAAAGTGG AGTTGGCAAGACATCTTTGATGAACCAGTATGTGAACAAAAAATTCAGCAATCAGTACAAGGCCACCATCGGGGCAGACTTCCTCACAAAGGAGGTTATGGTTGAAGATCGGTTGGTCACCATGCAG ATCTGGGACACTGCTGGTCAGGAGCGGTTCCAATCTTTGGGCGTAGCATTCTACCGTGGGGCAGACTGCTGCGTGTTGGTGTTTGACGTGACTGTGCCAGGCAGCTTCAAGGCCCTGGAGTCATGGAGAGACGAGTTCCTTATACAAGCATCTCCCAGGGATCCTGAAAACTTTCCCTTTGTCGTTATTGGCAACAAGGTGGACCTCGATAACCGAGGG GTTTCTACAAAGCGTGCTCAAGGGTGGTGCCAGTCTAAAAACGGAATCCCGTACTTCGAGACGAGTGCCAAGGAAGCTATCAATGTGGAGCAGGCGTTCCAGACAGTCGCTAAGAACGCCCTGGCTCAAGAGACGGAGGTGGAACTATACAACGAGTTCCCCGACCAGATCAAGCTGACCGGGGACCAGAAGCCACGGGCGGACAGCTGTGCGTGCTAG